A genomic window from Sphingomonas taxi includes:
- the ruvX gene encoding Holliday junction resolvase RuvX yields the protein MITPDRAVFREALPAGGRLLGLDLGSKTIGTALCDAGWSFASPAELIRRSKFTKDKAALVALVTAQQVKGLVLGLPLNLDGSESPRSQSTRAFAKNCADLGLPILLWDERWSTVAVERTMIEQDMSRAKRAERIDNLAAAHILQAAIDALVMV from the coding sequence ATGATCACCCCCGACCGCGCCGTCTTCCGCGAGGCGCTGCCGGCGGGCGGGCGGCTGCTCGGCCTCGACCTCGGCAGCAAGACGATCGGCACCGCGCTGTGCGACGCCGGCTGGAGCTTCGCCAGCCCCGCCGAGCTGATCCGCCGCAGCAAGTTCACCAAGGACAAGGCGGCGCTGGTCGCGCTCGTCACCGCGCAGCAGGTGAAGGGGCTGGTGCTCGGCCTCCCGCTCAACCTCGACGGTAGCGAGAGCCCGCGCAGCCAGTCGACCCGCGCCTTCGCGAAGAATTGCGCCGACCTCGGCCTGCCGATCCTGCTGTGGGACGAACGCTGGTCGACGGTGGCGGTGGAGCGCACGATGATCGAACAGGACATGAGCCGCGCCAAACGCGCCGAGCGGATCGACAACCTCGCCGCGGCGCACATCCTGCAAGCGGCGATCGACGCGCTGGTGATGGTTTAG
- a CDS encoding aspartate carbamoyltransferase catalytic subunit — protein sequence MNRSDHRPAALIQGGAVFPHRHLTGIDGLQPHEIAFLLDEAESWVAANRSHAAPDKRLAGLTQINAFFENSTRTLLSFEIAGKRLGADVVNMHAAQSSVKKGETLIDTAQTLNAMRADVIVIRHMASGAVRLIADKVDCPVLNAGDGRHEHPTQALLDALTIRRRKGSIAGQRVVICGDVLHSRVARSNILALTALAAEVRVCAPSTLMPAGIERMGVTPFTDFDAALVGADVVMMLRVQNERMAGGYIPSSREYRLRYGLTPERLAKLPDALVMHPGPMNRGVEIDSVVADGPQSAITEQVEMGVAVRMACLDVLTRRARGVEGWA from the coding sequence ATGAACCGTTCGGACCACCGCCCCGCTGCCCTGATCCAGGGTGGCGCCGTCTTCCCGCACCGGCACCTCACCGGCATCGACGGGCTCCAGCCGCATGAGATCGCCTTTCTGCTCGACGAGGCGGAAAGCTGGGTCGCGGCGAACCGCAGCCATGCCGCGCCCGACAAGCGGCTCGCCGGCCTCACCCAGATCAACGCGTTCTTCGAGAACAGCACGCGCACGCTGCTGAGCTTCGAGATCGCCGGCAAGCGGCTCGGCGCCGACGTGGTCAACATGCACGCGGCGCAGTCGAGCGTGAAGAAGGGCGAGACGCTGATCGACACCGCGCAGACGCTCAACGCGATGCGCGCCGACGTCATCGTCATTCGCCATATGGCGAGCGGCGCGGTGCGGCTGATCGCCGACAAGGTCGATTGCCCGGTGCTCAACGCCGGCGACGGCCGCCACGAACATCCGACGCAGGCGTTGCTCGACGCGCTCACCATCCGCCGCCGCAAGGGCTCGATCGCCGGCCAGCGCGTGGTGATCTGCGGCGACGTGCTTCACAGCCGGGTCGCGCGCTCGAACATCCTCGCGCTCACCGCGCTCGCCGCCGAGGTGCGCGTCTGCGCGCCATCGACGCTGATGCCCGCCGGGATCGAGCGGATGGGGGTGACGCCGTTCACCGATTTCGACGCGGCGCTGGTCGGCGCGGACGTGGTGATGATGCTGCGCGTCCAGAACGAGCGGATGGCGGGCGGCTATATCCCGTCGAGCCGCGAATATCGGCTGCGCTACGGGCTGACGCCGGAACGGCTGGCGAAATTGCCCGACGCGCTGGTGATGCATCCGGGGCCGATGAACCGGGGGGTGGAGATCGATTCGGTGGTGGCGGACGGGCCGCAATCGGCGATCACCGAGCAAGTGGAGATGGGCGTGGCGGTACGGATGGCGTGTCTCGACGTGCTCACCCGGCGCGCGCGCGGCGTGGAGGGCTGGGCATGA
- a CDS encoding dihydroorotase yields MSVIAFLDARLACPVAGVAPGGLLVRDGVIVARGPFELPGDAVTVDCGGKLLAPGIVDLGVFKVDRDACRAGGIVRVALMPDGNPVLDDPGVVQRAALIGKPDLWIHPIAAATQGLAGTDMAEMAICISAGARAVGTGRGWIADSGVMLRVLSYARDLDIAVVAHGEDGALTAGAVATDGETATRHGLPAAPAVAEALAVARDLMLAEESGARLHIRQATTAAAFDLIRAAKRRGVRVTCGITPAHLHLSDIAMSDFRTYAHLSPPLRSEGDRQAARAAVADGTIDVLSSGHDPHGPEAKRLPFVDSAAGMAGAETLLPLGLLLVRDGVLTLERLLAMLAVNPAQVLGLDTGTLEVGKPADLMLFDPDTPWQVDGEAFASAGNTPFDGLPVQGRVLRLWKAGREV; encoded by the coding sequence ATGAGCGTGATCGCCTTCCTCGATGCACGGCTCGCCTGCCCCGTCGCCGGCGTCGCGCCGGGCGGGCTGCTGGTCCGCGACGGCGTGATCGTCGCGCGCGGCCCGTTCGAGCTGCCCGGCGATGCGGTGACGGTCGATTGCGGCGGCAAGCTGCTGGCGCCGGGGATCGTCGACCTCGGCGTGTTCAAGGTCGATCGCGACGCCTGCCGCGCCGGCGGCATCGTCCGCGTCGCGCTGATGCCCGACGGCAATCCGGTGCTCGACGATCCCGGCGTCGTCCAGCGCGCGGCGCTGATCGGCAAGCCCGATCTGTGGATCCACCCGATCGCCGCGGCGACGCAGGGCCTCGCCGGCACCGACATGGCGGAGATGGCGATCTGCATCTCGGCCGGCGCGCGCGCGGTGGGGACGGGGCGCGGCTGGATCGCCGACAGCGGCGTGATGCTGCGCGTCCTGTCCTATGCCCGCGACCTCGACATCGCGGTGGTCGCGCATGGCGAGGACGGCGCGCTGACCGCAGGCGCGGTGGCGACCGATGGCGAGACGGCGACGCGGCACGGCCTGCCCGCCGCGCCGGCGGTGGCCGAGGCGCTGGCGGTGGCGCGCGACCTGATGCTCGCTGAGGAAAGCGGCGCGCGTCTCCACATCCGCCAGGCGACGACCGCGGCGGCCTTCGACCTGATCCGCGCCGCCAAGCGCCGCGGCGTGCGCGTCACCTGCGGCATCACGCCCGCGCACCTCCATCTGTCCGACATCGCGATGAGCGACTTCCGCACCTACGCCCATCTCTCGCCGCCGCTGCGCAGCGAGGGCGACCGGCAGGCGGCGCGCGCCGCGGTGGCGGACGGGACGATCGACGTCCTGTCCTCGGGCCACGACCCGCACGGGCCGGAGGCGAAGCGCCTGCCCTTCGTCGATTCGGCGGCGGGCATGGCGGGGGCCGAGACGCTGCTGCCGCTCGGGCTGCTGCTGGTGCGCGACGGCGTGCTGACGCTCGAGCGATTGCTGGCGATGCTGGCGGTCAATCCGGCGCAGGTGCTCGGGCTCGACACGGGGACGCTGGAGGTCGGTAAGCCCGCCGACCTGATGCTGTTCGACCCAGACACGCCGTGGCAGGTCGACGGCGAGGCCTTCGCCTCGGCGGGCAATACGCCCTTCGACGGCCTGCCCGTCCAGGGCCGTGTGCTCAGGCTGTGGAAGGCCGGGCGCGAGGTCTGA
- a CDS encoding SPOR domain-containing protein — MISSTPRLVLTFGLSALVLGGSVVGCTGGSGRIAAASDRNDRIVARTAERHADGAARALAKRDPVSAIERAEAAVALAPRNADYRLVLGQAYQQAGRFASARDTFAEVLELTPGNGKAALSLALAEIATGDWSAAQATLARNAAIIPVGDLGLATALAGNPAAAIATLNAAAREPGADAKLRQNLALSYALAGQWAMARVAAAADMSPADVDARLEQWAAFAQPRAASDQVASLLGVTVGADGGRPVALALNAPVPVMPTQEAPVRTAAVETPAPASPFTRVVFAPPQEVAQPLPTMLRAAVAPVRQAVALKVPAAVAGDWYVQIGAYSNVAVAKSGWTEATRRFAALTGQRPTGTMVAAAQGSLYRVSVGGFSRAEADRLCGRYRAEGGACFVRREAGDRIAQWLRAPVQVAAR; from the coding sequence GTGATCTCTTCCACCCCGCGGCTGGTCCTGACCTTCGGCCTGTCGGCGCTGGTGCTCGGCGGCTCGGTGGTCGGATGTACCGGCGGCAGCGGGCGGATCGCCGCGGCGAGCGATCGCAACGACCGGATCGTCGCGCGGACCGCGGAGCGGCACGCCGACGGCGCCGCGCGGGCGCTGGCCAAACGCGATCCCGTCAGCGCGATCGAACGCGCCGAAGCGGCGGTGGCGCTGGCGCCGCGCAATGCGGATTATCGGCTGGTGCTGGGGCAGGCGTATCAGCAGGCGGGGCGCTTCGCGTCGGCGCGCGATACCTTCGCCGAGGTGCTGGAACTGACGCCGGGCAACGGCAAGGCGGCGCTGAGCCTCGCGCTGGCGGAGATCGCCACCGGCGACTGGTCGGCGGCGCAGGCGACGCTGGCGCGCAACGCGGCGATCATTCCGGTCGGCGACCTCGGCCTCGCCACCGCGCTCGCCGGCAATCCGGCCGCGGCGATCGCGACGCTCAACGCGGCGGCGCGCGAACCGGGTGCCGACGCCAAGCTGCGGCAGAATCTGGCGCTGAGCTATGCGCTCGCCGGTCAATGGGCGATGGCGCGGGTCGCCGCGGCGGCGGATATGTCGCCTGCCGATGTCGATGCGCGGCTGGAGCAATGGGCGGCGTTCGCGCAGCCGCGGGCGGCGTCGGATCAGGTGGCGAGCCTGCTCGGCGTGACCGTCGGCGCCGACGGCGGGCGACCGGTCGCGCTGGCGCTCAACGCGCCGGTGCCGGTGATGCCGACGCAGGAGGCGCCCGTACGCACCGCCGCGGTCGAGACGCCGGCGCCGGCCTCGCCGTTCACCCGCGTCGTGTTCGCGCCGCCGCAGGAGGTGGCGCAGCCGCTGCCGACGATGCTGCGCGCCGCCGTCGCACCGGTACGGCAGGCGGTGGCGCTGAAGGTACCCGCGGCGGTTGCAGGCGACTGGTATGTGCAGATCGGCGCGTACAGCAATGTCGCGGTCGCCAAGTCCGGGTGGACCGAGGCGACGCGACGCTTCGCCGCGCTGACCGGGCAGCGGCCGACCGGGACGATGGTCGCGGCGGCGCAGGGGTCGCTCTACCGCGTGTCGGTGGGCGGGTTCAGCCGCGCCGAGGCGGACCGGCTGTGCGGCCGCTATCGCGCCGAGGGCGGCGCCTGCTTCGTCCGCCGCGAGGCCGGCGACCGGATCGCGCAATGGCTGCGCGCGCCGGTGCAGGTGGCGGCGCGCTGA
- a CDS encoding ParA family protein — MRVLAMASQKGGSGKTTLSGHLAVQAQLAGHGPVVLIDIDPHGTLADWWGDRTTAYPAFAQTVVARLQADLEMLRQQGVKLVMIDTPPANMLAIQSVIAVAELVVVPTRPSPHDLRAVGATVDLCQRAGKPLIFVLNAATPDAPINADAAVALAQHGSVAPVIVHQRLDYATAMTDGRTVMEVDPGGRSAAEIAQLWSYISGRLETNFRRTVFSVPTVHGGGFGPRPATGGFGRRVVGA; from the coding sequence ATGCGCGTTCTCGCGATGGCATCGCAAAAGGGTGGTTCGGGCAAGACGACATTGTCCGGACATCTCGCGGTGCAGGCACAGCTCGCCGGGCATGGCCCGGTGGTCCTCATCGACATCGATCCGCACGGTACGCTGGCCGACTGGTGGGGCGATCGTACCACGGCCTATCCCGCCTTCGCGCAGACCGTCGTCGCGCGGCTCCAGGCGGATCTTGAGATGCTGCGCCAGCAGGGGGTCAAGCTGGTGATGATCGACACGCCGCCGGCGAACATGCTCGCGATCCAGAGCGTCATCGCCGTCGCCGAGCTGGTCGTCGTGCCGACGCGGCCGTCGCCGCACGATCTGCGCGCGGTGGGCGCGACCGTCGACCTGTGCCAGCGCGCGGGCAAGCCGCTGATCTTCGTCCTCAATGCCGCGACGCCCGACGCGCCGATCAACGCCGACGCCGCGGTGGCGCTGGCGCAACATGGCAGCGTCGCGCCGGTGATCGTCCACCAGCGCCTCGATTACGCCACGGCGATGACCGACGGCCGTACGGTGATGGAGGTCGATCCCGGCGGCCGGTCGGCGGCCGAGATCGCGCAGCTGTGGAGCTACATTTCCGGGCGGCTCGAGACCAATTTCCGCCGTACCGTGTTCAGCGTGCCGACGGTGCATGGCGGCGGCTTCGGGCCGCGCCCGGCGACGGGCGGCTTCGGCCGCCGGGTGGTCGGAGCATGA
- a CDS encoding SPOR domain-containing protein: MRSTGWMAVALVACIAVAAPAGAQAVKAGVDAWTRGDFAGAVAQWRGPAVAGDADAQFNLGQAYKLGRGVPLDPALAESWFRKAALQGHPQAEDNYGFALFQAGRKAEAAPWLEKSVRRGEPRGQLVLGTMLFNGDGVPRDYPRAYALMTMASQAGLKSASETLAQMDQYITPADRQRGTALAQRYATDLRAGPPAADRGGMMAAEATAPRRGTVPIATPSKAPPRQKPAPADLSPDRPVADRIVAHEKRPAPPRPAAAPAGGAWKIQLGAFSTQANAQTQWSRVRGKLAGAQPVYAKAGNVIRLQTSGFASKAAAQKACAATGVACVIVAP, encoded by the coding sequence ATGCGGAGTACCGGTTGGATGGCGGTTGCGCTGGTGGCTTGCATCGCCGTTGCCGCGCCGGCCGGGGCGCAGGCGGTCAAGGCGGGCGTCGACGCCTGGACCCGCGGTGACTTCGCCGGCGCGGTGGCGCAATGGCGCGGCCCGGCGGTCGCGGGCGACGCCGATGCGCAGTTCAACCTCGGCCAGGCATACAAGCTCGGCCGCGGCGTGCCGCTCGATCCGGCGCTGGCGGAAAGCTGGTTCCGCAAGGCGGCGCTGCAAGGCCATCCGCAGGCCGAGGACAATTACGGCTTCGCGCTGTTCCAGGCCGGTCGCAAGGCGGAGGCCGCGCCGTGGCTGGAGAAGTCGGTGCGGCGCGGCGAGCCGCGCGGCCAGCTGGTGCTCGGCACGATGCTGTTCAACGGCGACGGCGTGCCCCGCGACTATCCCCGCGCCTATGCGCTGATGACGATGGCGTCACAGGCGGGGCTGAAGTCGGCTTCGGAGACGCTGGCGCAGATGGACCAATATATCACGCCCGCCGACCGTCAGCGCGGCACGGCGCTGGCGCAGCGCTACGCGACCGACCTGCGCGCCGGTCCGCCCGCCGCCGACCGCGGCGGCATGATGGCGGCAGAGGCGACCGCCCCGCGTCGCGGCACCGTTCCGATCGCCACCCCGTCGAAGGCACCGCCGCGCCAGAAACCGGCCCCCGCCGATCTGTCGCCCGACCGCCCGGTCGCCGATCGCATCGTGGCGCATGAGAAACGCCCCGCCCCGCCCCGCCCCGCGGCGGCGCCCGCCGGCGGCGCGTGGAAGATCCAGCTCGGTGCATTCAGCACGCAGGCGAACGCGCAGACGCAATGGTCGCGGGTGCGCGGCAAGCTCGCCGGCGCGCAGCCGGTCTATGCCAAGGCCGGCAATGTGATCCGCCTGCAAACCAGCGGCTTCGCATCGAAGGCAGCGGCACAGAAAGCATGCGCGGCGACGGGCGTCGCCTGCGTAATCGTCGCCCCCTGA
- the serB gene encoding phosphoserine phosphatase SerB, with amino-acid sequence MFTATLIGETLGSGDLSAAMDRLAAAGCAPGDVAWLDEGVAADVVFSADPAAARTALEGALPRTDVIVQPTATRRKALIVADMDSTMITVECIDELADYAGIKADVAAVTEAAMRGELDFEGALDARVALLAGLDEAVIAQCLAERVRIMPGAKALVRTMRANGAVAVLVSGGFTRFADPVAAEIGFDRAIANVLLIEGGRLTGMVAKPIVGSATKEDTLLAWIAERGIDPALSLAVGDGANDLAMIKRAGLGVAYHAKPIVAAAASARVDHGDLSALLYAQGYARADWVEG; translated from the coding sequence ATGTTCACCGCGACGCTCATAGGCGAAACGCTCGGGTCAGGCGACCTGTCGGCGGCGATGGACCGCCTCGCCGCGGCCGGTTGCGCCCCCGGCGACGTCGCATGGCTGGACGAAGGCGTGGCGGCGGACGTGGTCTTCTCGGCCGATCCGGCGGCCGCGCGCACGGCGCTGGAGGGCGCCTTGCCCCGCACCGACGTCATCGTCCAGCCGACCGCGACGCGGCGCAAGGCGCTGATCGTCGCCGACATGGATTCGACGATGATCACCGTCGAGTGCATCGACGAGCTCGCGGATTATGCCGGCATCAAGGCGGACGTCGCCGCGGTGACCGAGGCGGCGATGCGCGGCGAACTGGATTTCGAGGGGGCGCTCGACGCGCGCGTCGCGCTGCTCGCGGGACTGGACGAGGCGGTCATCGCGCAATGTCTCGCCGAGCGGGTGCGGATCATGCCGGGCGCGAAGGCGCTGGTGCGGACGATGCGGGCGAACGGCGCGGTGGCGGTGCTGGTGTCGGGCGGCTTCACCCGCTTCGCCGACCCCGTCGCCGCCGAAATCGGCTTCGATCGCGCGATCGCCAACGTGCTGCTGATCGAGGGCGGCCGGCTGACCGGCATGGTCGCCAAACCGATCGTCGGATCGGCGACCAAGGAGGACACGCTGCTCGCCTGGATTGCCGAGCGCGGCATCGATCCCGCGCTGTCGCTCGCGGTGGGCGACGGCGCCAACGACCTTGCGATGATCAAGCGGGCGGGGCTCGGGGTCGCCTATCACGCCAAGCCGATCGTCGCCGCGGCAGCCAGCGCGCGCGTCGATCACGGCGACCTGTCGGCATTGCTTTATGCGCAGGGGTATGCGCGCGCCGACTGGGTCGAGGGATAG
- the miaA gene encoding tRNA (adenosine(37)-N6)-dimethylallyltransferase MiaA: MSVAVNIAASNPKPRVALIAGPTASGKSAAAIALAQSHDGVVINADASQVYADLAVLTARPSAEEAAAVPHRLFGHIDAADAGYSAARWAAEARREIAAAHGAGRLPILVGGTGLYLRTLLDGIAPVPEIDPAIRAAVRALPVADAHRLLTIEDAEAAARLAPADTTRVARALEVVRSTGRPLAAWQRECVGGIGDAIDLAAAILLPDRETLFARIDARCVAMFDQGAIDEVAALLARADLPDDAPICRAIGVPPISALLAGTADRDTALARLQLDTRRYAKRQYTWFRNQPPDKWLRETLSNGLIDSLASLLRKEG; the protein is encoded by the coding sequence ATGAGCGTCGCGGTGAACATCGCAGCCTCCAACCCCAAACCAAGGGTCGCGCTCATCGCAGGGCCGACCGCCAGCGGCAAGTCCGCCGCCGCGATCGCGCTCGCGCAGTCGCACGACGGCGTCGTCATCAACGCCGATGCGAGCCAGGTCTATGCCGATCTCGCCGTCCTGACCGCACGCCCGAGCGCCGAAGAGGCCGCCGCGGTGCCGCACCGCCTGTTCGGCCATATCGACGCCGCCGACGCCGGCTATTCCGCGGCACGCTGGGCCGCCGAGGCGCGGAGGGAGATCGCCGCGGCGCATGGCGCGGGCAGATTGCCGATCCTCGTCGGCGGCACGGGCCTGTATCTGCGCACCTTGCTCGACGGCATCGCGCCGGTGCCGGAGATCGATCCCGCGATCCGCGCCGCCGTGCGCGCGCTGCCGGTCGCCGACGCGCATCGGCTGCTGACGATAGAGGATGCCGAGGCCGCCGCGCGCCTCGCCCCTGCCGATACGACGCGGGTCGCGCGCGCGCTCGAAGTGGTCCGGTCCACCGGCCGGCCGCTCGCTGCGTGGCAGCGGGAGTGCGTCGGCGGGATCGGCGATGCGATCGACCTCGCCGCGGCCATTCTGCTGCCCGATCGCGAGACGCTGTTCGCCCGGATCGACGCGCGTTGCGTCGCGATGTTCGATCAGGGCGCCATCGACGAGGTCGCCGCGCTGCTTGCCCGCGCGGATCTGCCCGACGATGCGCCGATTTGCCGTGCGATCGGGGTGCCGCCGATATCGGCGCTGCTGGCGGGAACCGCCGACCGCGATACGGCGCTTGCCCGCTTACAGCTCGACACCCGGCGCTATGCCAAGCGGCAATATACCTGGTTCCGTAATCAACCGCCGGACAAGTGGTTACGCGAGACACTTTCTAACGGTTTGATTGATTCGCTAGCAAGTTTGTTGCGCAAAGAGGGTTGA
- the ilvB gene encoding biosynthetic-type acetolactate synthase large subunit, with amino-acid sequence MGEKSGADILVEALCDLGVEVVFGYPGGAVLPIYDAMFRANANGARLKHILVRHEQAATHAAEGYARSTGKPGVVLVTSGPGATNAVTGITDALLDSIPMVVITGQVPTALIGTDAFQEADTVGITRHCSKHNYLVKDPATLGATIHEAFHIATSGRPGPVVVDIPKDVQVATARYSKPGPIQHKTYRPQVKASQPQIEQLVDMLAAAERPILYTGGGIINSGPAASQLLRELARITGAPVTSTLMGLGCFPASSDQFLGMLGMHGTYEANMAMNQADLIVAIGSRFDDRVTGRLDAFSPNSRKVHIDIDRSSVNKNVRVDLAIIADAGHAMEDMVRIWKARQHPKPDTREWWNRIAGWRAVKSLSFPETGEAIMPQRAVRALWEATHRRDPIITTEVGQHQMWAAQHFGFEKPNKWLTSGGLGTMGYGLPAAIGAQLGNPNALVIDIAGEASIQMNIQELATASQYRLPVKIFILNNEYMGMVRQWQELTYESRYAESYSDSLPDFVRLGEAYGWKGIRIETMGELDDGIQAMLDHDGPVIVDCRVAKLANCFPMIPSGAAHTDMILQANEVSGTMDDEAKALV; translated from the coding sequence GTGGGCGAAAAGAGCGGAGCAGACATCCTGGTCGAGGCGCTGTGCGATCTCGGCGTGGAGGTCGTGTTCGGCTACCCCGGTGGGGCGGTCTTGCCGATCTATGACGCGATGTTCCGCGCCAATGCGAACGGCGCGCGGCTCAAGCACATCCTCGTCCGCCACGAGCAGGCGGCGACGCATGCCGCGGAGGGTTATGCGCGCTCGACGGGCAAGCCCGGCGTCGTGCTCGTCACCTCGGGGCCGGGCGCGACCAATGCGGTCACCGGCATCACCGACGCGTTGCTCGACTCGATCCCGATGGTCGTCATCACCGGGCAGGTGCCGACCGCGCTGATCGGCACCGACGCCTTTCAGGAGGCGGACACGGTCGGCATCACGCGCCACTGTTCCAAGCACAATTATCTGGTGAAGGACCCGGCGACGCTCGGCGCGACGATCCACGAGGCGTTCCATATCGCGACCTCGGGCCGCCCCGGCCCGGTCGTCGTCGACATTCCCAAGGACGTCCAGGTCGCGACTGCGCGCTACAGCAAGCCCGGCCCGATCCAGCACAAGACCTATCGCCCGCAGGTGAAGGCATCGCAGCCGCAGATCGAGCAGCTCGTCGACATGCTGGCCGCGGCAGAGCGGCCGATCCTCTACACCGGCGGCGGGATCATCAATTCGGGTCCGGCGGCGTCGCAATTGCTGCGCGAGCTGGCGCGGATCACCGGTGCGCCGGTGACCTCGACGTTGATGGGCCTCGGCTGCTTCCCCGCCTCGTCCGACCAGTTCCTCGGCATGCTCGGCATGCACGGGACCTATGAGGCGAACATGGCGATGAACCAGGCCGACCTGATCGTCGCGATCGGCAGCCGCTTCGACGATCGCGTCACCGGCCGGCTCGACGCGTTCAGCCCGAACAGCCGCAAGGTCCATATCGATATCGACCGGTCGAGCGTGAACAAGAACGTTCGCGTCGATCTCGCGATCATCGCCGATGCCGGCCATGCGATGGAGGACATGGTCCGCATCTGGAAGGCGCGCCAGCATCCCAAGCCGGACACGCGCGAATGGTGGAACCGGATCGCCGGCTGGCGTGCGGTGAAGAGCCTGAGCTTCCCCGAAACGGGCGAGGCGATCATGCCTCAGCGCGCCGTCCGCGCCTTGTGGGAGGCGACGCATCGCCGCGACCCGATCATCACCACCGAGGTCGGCCAGCACCAGATGTGGGCCGCGCAGCATTTCGGCTTCGAAAAGCCCAACAAATGGCTGACCAGCGGCGGTCTCGGGACGATGGGCTACGGCCTGCCCGCGGCGATCGGCGCGCAGCTCGGCAATCCCAATGCGCTGGTCATCGACATCGCCGGCGAAGCCTCGATCCAGATGAACATCCAGGAGCTCGCCACCGCCTCGCAATACCGGCTTCCGGTCAAGATCTTCATCCTCAACAACGAATATATGGGGATGGTGCGTCAGTGGCAGGAGCTGACCTACGAGAGCCGTTATGCCGAAAGCTATTCGGATTCGCTGCCCGATTTCGTCAGGCTCGGCGAGGCCTATGGCTGGAAGGGCATCCGCATCGAGACGATGGGCGAACTGGACGACGGCATCCAGGCGATGCTCGACCATGACGGGCCGGTGATCGTCGACTGCCGCGTCGCCAAGCTGGCGAACTGCTTTCCGATGATCCCGTCGGGTGCCGCGCATACCGACATGATCCTGCAGGCCAACGAGGTCTCCGGCACCATGGACGACGAGGCCAAGGCGCTGGTCTGA
- the ilvN gene encoding acetolactate synthase small subunit, with protein MHIKTEAAERHTLAVIVDNEPGILARIAGLFTARGYNIESLTVSEITADKTVSRITIVTSASPATMEQIIAQLDRLVPVHKVTDLTAQGAHVERELALVKVAGTGDHRIEALRLADVYRARVVDATTTSFVFEVTGAIEKIDKFVELMGEVGLIEVARTGIVAIARGREAA; from the coding sequence ATGCACATCAAGACCGAAGCTGCCGAACGCCACACGCTGGCGGTGATCGTCGACAACGAGCCGGGCATCCTCGCCCGGATCGCCGGCCTGTTCACCGCGCGCGGCTACAATATCGAGAGCCTGACCGTCAGCGAGATCACCGCCGACAAGACGGTCAGCCGCATCACGATCGTCACCAGCGCCTCGCCGGCGACGATGGAGCAGATCATCGCGCAGCTCGACCGGCTGGTGCCCGTCCACAAGGTCACCGACCTCACCGCGCAGGGCGCGCACGTCGAACGCGAGCTGGCGCTGGTCAAGGTCGCCGGCACCGGCGACCACCGGATCGAGGCGCTGCGCCTCGCCGATGTCTATCGCGCCCGCGTGGTCGATGCGACGACGACCAGCTTCGTCTTCGAGGTGACCGGCGCGATCGAGAAGATCGACAAGTTCGTCGAGCTGATGGGCGAGGTCGGCCTGATCGAGGTCGCCCGCACCGGCATCGTCGCCATCGCCCGCGGCCGCGAGGCGGCCTGA